A stretch of Paenibacillus sp. URB8-2 DNA encodes these proteins:
- the ribD gene encoding bifunctional diaminohydroxyphosphoribosylaminopyrimidine deaminase/5-amino-6-(5-phosphoribosylamino)uracil reductase RibD, which yields MEVMNDEFYMSLALDMAQRAQGQTGINPVVGCVVVKDGAVIGLGTHLKRGTGHAEVHALNMAAGQAAGSTAYVTLEPCSHYGKTPPCSERLIAEGVARVVIACEDPNPQVAGRGIAMLRGAGIEVEVGLLRERALRLNEKFIKYILTKRPFVTLKSASTLDGKIATRTGDSKWISNESARGIVHTLRHRHQGIMAGVGTVIADNPSLTTRTEVPGINPVRIIIDSGLRTPLESSVVTDGQAPTIIIAAETADAAKEEALTAAGVQVLRYGAGPRVDLAAAMSRLGELEIGSILLEGGGILNGAMLEQGLVDRVVLFFAPKIVGGGAEAPAAFAFDGVELMRDAVTLRGVEVEVLGDNVCISGIPELV from the coding sequence ATGGAAGTAATGAATGACGAGTTCTACATGTCGCTTGCGCTTGATATGGCTCAGCGGGCCCAAGGACAGACCGGAATCAACCCGGTTGTCGGCTGCGTGGTTGTTAAGGACGGCGCAGTGATTGGCCTGGGCACCCATCTAAAGCGGGGGACGGGTCATGCCGAGGTGCATGCGCTGAATATGGCGGCCGGGCAGGCGGCGGGAAGCACCGCTTATGTAACGCTGGAGCCGTGCAGCCATTACGGCAAGACACCCCCGTGCAGCGAGCGGCTGATTGCCGAAGGCGTGGCAAGGGTCGTTATCGCTTGCGAGGACCCGAATCCACAGGTGGCCGGACGCGGAATCGCGATGCTCCGGGGGGCGGGAATCGAAGTGGAAGTCGGGCTGCTGCGCGAACGCGCCCTGCGGCTGAATGAGAAGTTTATTAAATACATTTTGACGAAGCGGCCTTTTGTCACATTGAAAAGCGCCAGCACGCTGGACGGCAAAATTGCCACGCGTACGGGAGACAGCAAGTGGATTTCCAACGAGTCGGCGCGGGGAATCGTACATACGCTGAGGCATCGACATCAGGGCATTATGGCCGGTGTAGGCACAGTCATTGCCGACAATCCCTCGCTGACAACCCGGACCGAGGTGCCGGGCATCAATCCGGTGCGGATCATCATCGATTCGGGCCTCCGTACACCCCTTGAATCGTCGGTTGTCACCGACGGGCAGGCGCCGACGATCATTATTGCGGCGGAAACCGCCGATGCCGCGAAGGAAGAAGCGCTGACGGCCGCCGGGGTACAGGTGCTGCGCTACGGCGCGGGGCCGCGTGTTGATCTGGCTGCCGCGATGTCCAGGCTCGGCGAGCTGGAAATTGGCTCCATTCTGCTGGAGGGCGGCGGCATCCTGAACGGAGCGATGCTGGAGCAGGGGCTTGTGGACCGTGTGGTTCTCTTTTTCGCTCCGAAGATCGTCGGAGGAGGCGCAGAGGCGCCGGCCGCGTTTGCATTTGACGGGGTGGAGCTTATGAGGGACGCCGTTACGCTGCGGGGTGTGGAAGTGGAAGTTCTCGGAGATAATGTGTGCATCAGCGGCATTCCCGAGCTTGTGTAA
- a CDS encoding DUF2953 domain-containing protein, producing MKLWLLIGAGLLLAAAILLLSSRIFFHFSLNRRGHDDRIVLDITALFGLVKYHYTLPALVFEGFKRGLHVKLEETGIAPVKSAKAEEANIDKEDVSEWIEYGKKALKATRGLKRWTADTLSHVQITKLDWSTNFSLGDAAGTATAAGALWGLKWTVIGWTSQWVKLMRSPRLFVVPVFEDNVKFSTEVDCKGRISAGYAMYAGFRLLVRAMQADEGIKQWKEIVHEMRSRRREKSAA from the coding sequence GTGAAGCTATGGCTGTTGATTGGCGCCGGGCTGCTGCTCGCGGCCGCGATACTGCTGCTCTCTTCCCGCATTTTTTTTCATTTCAGTCTGAACAGAAGAGGGCATGATGACCGGATCGTGCTTGATATCACCGCCCTTTTCGGACTTGTCAAGTATCATTACACGCTTCCGGCGCTCGTATTCGAGGGATTCAAGCGCGGGCTGCATGTCAAGCTGGAAGAGACCGGAATCGCACCGGTCAAGTCGGCGAAGGCGGAGGAGGCGAATATCGACAAGGAGGATGTCTCGGAATGGATTGAATATGGGAAAAAAGCACTGAAGGCGACGCGCGGACTGAAACGCTGGACCGCCGACACGCTGTCCCATGTGCAGATTACGAAGCTGGACTGGTCCACCAATTTCTCCCTCGGCGATGCGGCGGGAACGGCCACGGCGGCCGGAGCGCTCTGGGGATTGAAGTGGACGGTCATCGGCTGGACCTCGCAGTGGGTGAAGCTGATGCGAAGCCCCCGTCTGTTTGTGGTTCCGGTATTTGAAGACAACGTGAAATTCTCCACTGAGGTTGATTGCAAGGGAAGAATATCGGCGGGCTACGCGATGTATGCGGGATTCAGACTGCTGGTCCGGGCTATGCAGGCCGATGAAGGGATCAAGCAGTGGAAAGAGATCGTCCACGAGATGCGGTCCCGCCGGCGCGAAAAAAGCGCCGCATGA
- a CDS encoding riboflavin synthase produces MFTGLIEEVGVLRGVSSGGEVMVLNIGASVIMDDLKIGDSVSVNGVCLTATSLSDHGFTADVMPQTYRNSTLKELRAGSRINLERAMAAGGRFGGHIVQGHVDGIGTIKSVKRDQNAVVFEISPGRKTLFKFIIPKGSITIDGISLTVASSSSSSFTVSIIPHTLGETVLAYKRAGDTVNLECDVLGKYVDHLLRYGSSPQNAEDGEEAEGSRISSEFLAANGFL; encoded by the coding sequence ATGTTTACAGGACTGATTGAAGAAGTCGGCGTGCTGCGCGGCGTTTCGTCCGGTGGAGAAGTAATGGTGCTGAATATTGGCGCATCCGTCATCATGGACGATCTCAAAATCGGCGACAGCGTGTCGGTCAACGGAGTCTGTCTCACGGCGACTTCCTTAAGCGACCACGGCTTTACCGCCGATGTCATGCCGCAGACTTACCGCAACAGCACTCTTAAGGAACTGCGGGCGGGCAGCCGGATCAATCTGGAGCGGGCCATGGCGGCCGGCGGACGATTCGGGGGACATATCGTGCAGGGCCATGTCGACGGTATCGGAACTATCAAAAGTGTAAAACGCGATCAGAACGCGGTTGTGTTTGAGATATCGCCGGGCCGAAAGACGCTGTTCAAGTTTATTATTCCGAAAGGCTCGATCACGATAGACGGCATCAGCCTGACGGTGGCGTCCTCGTCGTCCTCGTCGTTCACGGTGTCGATTATCCCCCATACGCTCGGCGAAACCGTGCTTGCCTATAAGCGCGCCGGGGACACTGTCAATCTCGAATGCGACGTGCTGGGCAAGTACGTAGATCATCTGCTCCGGTACGGCTCGTCCCCGCAAAATGCCGAGGATGGGGAAGAGGCCGAAGGCTCCCGCATCAGCAGCGAATTTTTGGCGGCGAACGGTTTTTTATAA
- the scpB gene encoding SMC-Scp complex subunit ScpB, giving the protein MDYKRLKSIIEGLLFLAGEDGLSARQIAEITEQRTEHVAGAMEELRADLASQGRGLQVVQIAGNYRLATLPEHAPYFERLAYSPSRASLSQAALETLSIVAYRQPITRVEIEEIRGVKSERAIQTLNNKDLIQEVGRAEAVGRPILYGTTKSFLETFGLASLKELPEPSAQDGGDNLEEETQLLFDKLDTRQMTMDEMEQS; this is encoded by the coding sequence ATGGATTACAAACGTCTGAAATCGATTATTGAGGGGCTGTTGTTCCTGGCCGGGGAGGATGGCCTGTCCGCGCGGCAAATCGCCGAAATTACCGAGCAGCGGACGGAACACGTCGCAGGGGCTATGGAGGAACTGCGCGCGGATCTGGCCTCACAGGGCCGAGGTCTTCAGGTAGTGCAGATTGCCGGCAATTACCGGCTGGCGACTCTGCCGGAGCACGCGCCTTATTTCGAACGCCTGGCCTATTCGCCTTCCCGCGCGTCTCTGTCGCAGGCGGCGCTGGAGACGCTGTCCATCGTCGCTTACAGGCAGCCGATTACGCGGGTGGAAATCGAGGAGATCCGCGGGGTGAAGTCGGAAAGGGCGATCCAGACGCTGAACAACAAGGATCTCATTCAGGAGGTCGGCCGCGCGGAAGCTGTTGGGCGTCCGATTCTTTATGGAACGACAAAGTCGTTTCTGGAGACTTTCGGGCTGGCCAGCCTGAAAGAACTGCCGGAGCCCTCCGCGCAGGACGGCGGAGACAATCTGGAGGAAGAAACGCAGCTGCTGTTCGACAAGCTTGATACGCGCCAAATGACGATGGATGAAATGGAACAGTCCTAA
- a CDS encoding bifunctional 3,4-dihydroxy-2-butanone-4-phosphate synthase/GTP cyclohydrolase II, with translation MSQQHNEDIRLDPIEEAIYDLMRGKVVIVVDDEDRENEGDFIALAERATPEVINFMITEGRGLVCLPITAERAAELDLKPMVSQNTDFHGTAFTVSIDHKDTTTGISAYERSLTAKAIMDPKAGPSDFRRPGHMFPLIAKKGGVLRRSGHTEAAVDLARMCGAYPAAVICEVVKEDGTMARLPDLHEIAKKHDLKLISIADLIHYRNEKEKLVTREVSVRLPTDFGEFQTIAYTNEVDEKEHVALVKGDISGDEPVLVRVHSECLTGDVFHSHRCDCGPQFEAALRQIEAAGKGVLLYMRQEGRGIGLINKLRAYKLQEQGLDTVDANLELGFPADLRDYGIGAQILKDLGVRRIKLMTNNPRKIKGLEGYGLEVVERVPIQMPENEDNTNYLHTKQLKLGHLLKFDDIEQNESSKA, from the coding sequence ATGAGTCAACAGCACAACGAAGATATTCGTTTGGACCCGATTGAAGAAGCCATCTACGATTTAATGCGCGGCAAGGTCGTTATTGTTGTCGATGATGAAGACCGCGAGAACGAAGGCGATTTTATCGCTTTGGCGGAACGGGCGACCCCGGAAGTGATCAATTTCATGATTACCGAAGGACGCGGGCTTGTCTGCCTGCCGATTACGGCGGAGCGGGCGGCGGAGTTGGATTTGAAGCCGATGGTTAGTCAAAATACCGACTTTCACGGCACGGCGTTCACCGTTTCGATCGATCATAAGGATACGACAACCGGCATCTCGGCCTATGAGCGGTCGCTGACCGCCAAGGCGATTATGGACCCGAAAGCCGGCCCTTCGGATTTCCGCAGACCTGGCCATATGTTCCCGCTGATCGCCAAAAAAGGCGGCGTGCTGCGTAGAAGCGGCCACACGGAAGCCGCCGTCGATCTGGCCCGGATGTGCGGCGCCTATCCCGCCGCAGTAATATGCGAGGTCGTCAAAGAAGACGGGACGATGGCCCGTCTGCCCGATCTGCATGAAATTGCGAAGAAGCACGATCTGAAGCTTATCAGCATCGCGGACCTGATCCATTACCGGAATGAAAAGGAAAAGCTGGTCACCCGCGAAGTTTCGGTCCGCCTGCCCACCGATTTCGGCGAGTTCCAGACCATTGCCTATACGAACGAAGTGGATGAAAAAGAGCATGTCGCTCTCGTCAAAGGGGATATTTCCGGAGACGAGCCGGTGCTGGTCCGCGTGCATTCGGAATGTCTCACCGGCGATGTATTCCATTCCCACCGCTGTGATTGCGGCCCGCAGTTCGAAGCCGCGCTCCGCCAGATCGAAGCCGCAGGAAAGGGCGTTCTGCTCTACATGCGCCAGGAGGGCCGGGGCATCGGCCTGATCAACAAGCTGCGCGCGTATAAGCTTCAGGAACAAGGGCTTGACACGGTCGATGCGAATCTGGAGCTCGGATTCCCGGCGGATTTGCGCGATTACGGAATCGGCGCGCAAATCTTGAAGGATTTGGGCGTTCGCCGGATCAAGCTGATGACGAATAATCCGCGCAAGATCAAGGGGCTGGAAGGTTACGGACTTGAGGTTGTGGAGCGCGTGCCGATCCAGATGCCGGAGAACGAAGACAATACGAATTATTTGCACACCAAGCAGTTGAAGCTCGGGCATCTGCTGAAGTTCGACGATATTGAGCAGAACGAAAGCTCGAAAGCGTAA
- a CDS encoding segregation and condensation protein A — MTVLYKLETFEGPLDLLLHLIDKAEIDIQDIPVSEITEQYMEYLRNMQELELEITSEFLVMAATLLSIKSKMLLPKPPVIEIDDFEYYEDDGYDPRAELVQRLIEYRKIKSIATQLMDMESERSLIFTKEPDDLAPFVPSQVDNTLKGLHASDLIAAFRKALGKAARRSSYARITRDEISVKDRIRDVSTALRQTGKGGRLRFSSLLNDSMARYEIVATFLAILELMKMKAIFCYQEKLFDDIVMEWRGAEDFDGLQTSEIDY; from the coding sequence GTGACTGTATTGTACAAGCTGGAGACGTTTGAGGGCCCGCTGGATTTATTGCTGCATTTGATCGACAAAGCGGAAATCGACATCCAGGACATTCCGGTCAGCGAGATCACCGAGCAGTACATGGAATACTTGCGGAACATGCAGGAGCTTGAACTGGAAATCACAAGCGAGTTCTTAGTAATGGCCGCGACGCTGCTCTCCATCAAGAGCAAGATGCTGCTGCCCAAGCCGCCCGTGATCGAGATCGACGATTTCGAATACTACGAGGACGATGGTTACGATCCTCGGGCAGAGCTGGTGCAGCGTCTGATCGAATACCGCAAAATCAAGAGCATCGCCACCCAACTCATGGATATGGAAAGCGAGCGCAGCCTGATTTTTACGAAGGAACCAGACGATTTGGCTCCCTTTGTGCCTTCCCAGGTCGACAATACCCTGAAAGGGCTTCATGCTTCGGATCTGATCGCCGCATTTCGAAAGGCGCTTGGCAAAGCGGCAAGACGTTCCTCCTATGCGCGGATCACCAGAGACGAAATCTCCGTCAAGGACCGCATCCGCGACGTTTCCACGGCGCTCAGGCAAACCGGGAAAGGCGGCCGGCTGCGTTTCTCGTCGCTGCTGAACGACAGCATGGCAAGGTATGAGATCGTTGCAACCTTTCTCGCGATTCTGGAGCTGATGAAGATGAAGGCGATCTTTTGCTATCAGGAGAAATTGTTTGACGACATCGTGATGGAATGGAGAGGAGCGGAAGACTTCGATGGATTACAAACGTCTGAAATCGATTATTGA
- the ribH gene encoding 6,7-dimethyl-8-ribityllumazine synthase has protein sequence MPQIFEGHLVSEGLKYGIVVGRFNEFITSKLLSGALDAFKRHGVKDEEVSVAWVPGVFEIPLIAQKMAESGKYDAVVTLGTVIRGSTTHYDYVCNEVAKGVAAINLKTGVPTIFGVLTTENIEQAIERGGTKAGNKGWDAAVSAIEMANISKLF, from the coding sequence ATGCCGCAGATTTTTGAAGGACATTTAGTTTCGGAAGGTTTGAAATACGGGATTGTAGTAGGACGTTTTAACGAATTTATTACGAGCAAGCTGCTGTCTGGCGCTCTGGACGCTTTCAAGCGTCACGGCGTCAAGGATGAAGAAGTTTCAGTTGCCTGGGTACCGGGAGTGTTCGAAATTCCTCTGATTGCGCAAAAGATGGCCGAAAGCGGCAAATATGACGCCGTCGTTACACTGGGCACCGTCATCCGCGGCTCTACGACCCATTACGATTACGTGTGCAACGAGGTAGCCAAAGGAGTGGCGGCCATTAATCTTAAGACCGGCGTTCCGACAATCTTCGGCGTGCTGACGACGGAGAACATCGAGCAGGCGATCGAGCGCGGCGGCACAAAAGCGGGCAACAAGGGCTGGGACGCCGCGGTATCCGCCATTGAGATGGCCAATATTTCCAAATTGTTCTAA
- the ytfJ gene encoding GerW family sporulation protein — MSDHPIQGLMQTAMENIKGMVDVNTIVGEPVETKDGSVILPISKVAFGFAAGGSDFRVEDDDKPAAGQNGVKMLPFGGGSGGGVSIRPIAFLVVSKEGVHIVPLDNQTHIFEKIIDATPGLIDKIQSMFPNQGGTGAGQQQYTPTPPPVPANDVTFTPSATV; from the coding sequence ATGAGTGACCACCCCATTCAAGGTCTGATGCAGACCGCGATGGAAAACATCAAAGGCATGGTCGACGTAAACACCATCGTCGGCGAGCCGGTGGAGACGAAGGACGGCAGCGTCATTCTGCCGATCAGTAAAGTCGCGTTCGGTTTTGCCGCCGGCGGCAGCGACTTCCGTGTGGAAGACGACGACAAGCCTGCAGCCGGACAGAACGGCGTGAAGATGCTTCCGTTTGGAGGCGGCAGCGGGGGCGGAGTCTCCATCCGGCCAATCGCTTTTCTTGTCGTCAGCAAGGAAGGTGTGCATATCGTGCCGCTGGACAACCAAACCCATATTTTCGAGAAAATTATCGACGCCACTCCCGGTTTGATCGACAAAATCCAGTCGATGTTCCCGAACCAGGGCGGAACCGGCGCCGGACAGCAGCAGTATACGCCCACTCCGCCTCCCGTCCCTGCTAACGACGTTACGTTTACGCCATCTGCTACGGTGTAG